One part of the Magallana gigas chromosome 5, xbMagGiga1.1, whole genome shotgun sequence genome encodes these proteins:
- the LOC105346189 gene encoding carbohydrate sulfotransferase 15 isoform X1: MLHSVYKMKHITRSFFGLCLFGVLVILISLQIDLRQKYIQPSLEALFVHKVFVKEYTVKPEKYSCPSNVSSTRVEDILCLEKRTFLKNFKNPCWYEPSGKSQSSSSSVQNKTLRCLPYFHIFGVCKTGTTDLFFRLIQHPQILPNAGVLGKETWFWSWRRYGEYTDGYTKVTVKQFTRAFDAQKIGETKMSIEDGSQYSDLITGHGDPMDFWDHKHWRDIHQNDPYANVPKVMTPHLVKHVLPNIKLILLLREPAERLYSHYYHGGYGRTPEEFHHDVIAGIQRLNECVERSSYRGCLYGHNLTTTLPLPLSASLYYIHLKEWMSVFPRDQIFIFRNEDYRKDKKYSLFKLFEFLEVGDISTRLVDTIVNLPKAYETKLKTVQGSMLNETWEILTEFFEEPNRKLAEMLNDDRYLWKDTAFNYRPKTALRKNLSKTNTLKRYYERKKASKLNPNSEIDQLIKVSKNFEEWFAMVKKRQEEKVRSKGSILKTSKVPYQQKKRETKDISMKKYKLDAKLNRSETHNYLKKMVKFKSMEPVKIVRRDNGSHQSRSNVNINHRAIGKRGKRRKTRNI, encoded by the exons ATGTTGCACAGCGTTTACAA GATGAAACACATCACCCGCTCCTTCTTTGGCCTGTGTTTATTCGGTGTATTGGTGATACTCATTTCCCTTCAAATCGATCTACGACAAAAATACATCCAACCTTCGCTGGAGGCACTCTTTGTACACAAAGTGTTCGTGAAAGAATACACTGTAAAGCCAGAGAAATATTCTTGTCCAAGCAACGTTTCCAGTACGCGCGTAGAGGACATTCTTTGCTTG GAGAAAAGGACGTTCCTCAAGAATTTCAAAAACCCTTGCTGGTATGAACCATCCGGAAAAAGTCAAAGCAGTTCTTCCTCTGTTCAAAACAAAACTCTTCGGTGCCTGccttattttcacatttttggcGTTTGCAAGACAGGGACAACAGACCTCTTCTTTAGATTAATTCAGCACCCCCAGATCTTGCCCAATGCGGGGGTTCTGGGGAAAGAAACATGGTTTTGGTCCTGGAGGAGATACGGAGAAT ATACCGACGGATATACTAAAGTGACTGTAAAACAGTTCACACGAGCGTTTGACGCTCAAAAAATTGGGGAGACTAAAATGTCTATAGAAGATGGGTCACAGTATTCAGATCTTATAACAG GGCACGGCGATCCCATGGATTTCTGGGATCACAAACATTGGCGAGACATTCACCAGAACGATCCCTATGCTAACGTCCCAAAGGTCATGACCCCACACCTCGTGAAGCACGTGCTTCCTAACATCAAACTCATTCTTCTCCTCCGAGAACCCGCGGAAag GCTCTACAGTCATTATTATCATGGAGGGTACGGGAGGACCCCAGAGGAATTTCACCATGACGTCATCGCGGGGATTCAACGCTTAAATGAATGCGTGGAAAGGAGCAGTTACAGGGGTTGTTTATATGGACATAATTTGACAACAACTTTACCG CTTCCATTGTCAGCAAGTTTGTACTATATTCATCTAAAAGAATGGATGTCTGTTTTCCCACGGGATCAAATATTCATCTTTAGAAATGAAGATTATAGGAAAGATAAGAAGTACAGcctattcaaattatttgagtTTCTCGAAGTCG GTGATATCAGCACTCGACTGGTGGATACTATTGTTAATCTACCAAAGGCATACGAGACCAAACTGAAAACCGTTCAGGGATCTATGTTAAATGAAACATGGGAGATCTTAACCGAGTTTTTCGAAGAACCAAACAGAAAACTAGCGGAGATGTTAAATGATGACCGGTATTTATGGAAAGATACGGCTTTCAACTATAGACCAAAAACAGCCTTAAgaaaaaacttatcaaaaacCAATACATTGAAAAGGTACTATGAGAGGAAGAAGGCATCCAAACTTAACCCGAATTCTGAAATAGACCAGCTAATAAAAGTATCCAAGAATTTCGAGGAATGGTTTGCAATGGTTAAAAAGCGCCAGGAAGAAAAAGTCAGGTCAAAGGGATCAATTTTAAAGACATCAAAAGTACCATACCAACAAAAGAAACGAGAAACTAAAgatatttcaatgaagaaatatAAACTTGATGCAAAACTGAACCGTAGTGAAACTCATAACTATCTAAAAAAGATGGTTAAATTCAAAAGTATGGAGCCTGTAAAAATAGTGAGAAGAGATAATGGTTCCCATCAAAGTAGATCTAATGTAAACATAAACCACAGGGCCATTGGTAAAAGGGGGAAAAGGAGGAAAACACGGAATATATGA
- the LOC105324031 gene encoding uncharacterized protein, whose protein sequence is MKESLKEIHFAADNLSRPSSRGSSEDERRRLRRSISSSELDFLLKDEAVVEQQIEHLKDSRRNTPTKHLDMVSNKLSRNIYHTGPRDIADIRSEDSDTEMMLDPEPGTVNDRHNRIMIDVHHEEGVTSRFPVPPPSLLLPSQRVISVQSQSSKTVSTSLTSTVSSRQIPNSISLDVLNNSSERQAFSASASPTHGQNCFEFSNPKCKSDCNIPSNSSKVSKEAARRMFFESLEDSNQHPSNVKSISENNIAIKNETTLISNDLAKDAVGESTEISRKHGCSSSDSETKLHGKDDSHLKAGQPKKKRRLFKKSSSMDTSAVSNTLADAGVSAISPGAPSSLSPFELFAAVKRRLKPSLKRSSSLSEGRKGGTISEDDGSKYFGHVDAYASSSYSSRNQSLGESPISTPMVDEPLTPESGRLIPPPTPPISMMNRKMLPKLQEVHEDDHKRKSRAKKNDTKSKFRSKSEERAKSGPASLTQNVVFQEDIASPSSHSAFSETSV, encoded by the exons ATGAAAGAG TCTCTGAAGGAAATCCACTTTGCGGCGGATAATTTATCAAGACCCAGTTCCCGAGGATCATCCGAGGATGAGAGGCGAAGACTTAGAAG AAGTATTTCAAGTTCGGAACTGGATTTCTTGTTGAAAGACGAAGCAGTTGTTGAACAACAGATAGAACACTTGAAAGATTCAAGAAGGAACACACCAACGAAACACCTCGATATGGTCAGCAATAAACTGAGCAGGAATATTTACCACACCGGACCAAGGGACATTGCTGATATCAGATCGGAGGACTCAGATACCGAAATGATGCTTGACCCGGAACCTGGGACTGTGAATGATCGACATAACAGAATCATGATAGATGTCCACCATGAGGAGGGAGTGACCTCTAGGTTCCCTGTCCCCCCTCCGTCTCTGCTATTGCCGTCGCAACGTGTCATTTCTGTTCAGTCTCAAAGTTCCAAAACTGTTTCAACATCCTTAACAAGTACGGTTTCTTCACGACAAATTCCGAACAGTATATCCTTGGATGTGTTAAACAACAGTTCTGAACGGCAGGCATTCTCTGCTAGTGCTTCACCGACTCATGGGcagaattgttttgaattttccaatCCAAAATGCAAATCGGATTGTAACATACCGTCAAACAGCTCCAAAGTCTCAAAAGAAGCTGCTCGAAGAATGTTTTTTGAAAGTTTAGAAGACAGTAATCAACATCCATCTAATGTCAAATCAATTAGTGAGAATAATATAGCAATTAAAAACGAAACTACgctaatttcaaatgacctGGCTAAGGATGCAGTTGGCGAATCAACAGAAATTAGCAGAAAACATGGGTGTTCTTCGAGCGATAGCGAAACAAAACTCCATGGAAAAGATGATTCGCATCTAAAAGCCGGACAACCAAAAAAGAAACGAAGgctgtttaaaaaatcttcaagCATGGATACATCAGCCGTAAGCAACACATTAGCAGATGCAGGGGTTTCAGCTATATCGCCTGGGGCTCCCTCGTCTCTCTCACCTTTTGAATTGTTTGCTGCTGTCAAACGCAGGTTGAAACCGTCATTGAAACGTTCATCTTCTCTGTCAGAAGGTCGCAAAGGTGGAACCATCAGTGAGGACGATGGCTCAAAATATTTCGGCCACGTGGACGCTTATGCTAGTTCGTCGTATTCTTCGAGAAATCAGAGTCTGGGAGAATCGCCTATTTCAACTCCCATGGTGGATGAGCCACTAACTCCAGAATCAGGCCGACTCATACCTCCACCAACACCACCAATATCAATGATGAACCGCAAAATGTTACCAAAG CTTCAGGAGGTTCACGAAGATGATCACAAACGCAAAAGCAGAGCGAAGAAAAACGACACCAAATCCAAATTCCGTTCCAAATCAGAGGAAAGAGCTAAAAGTGGACCTGCTTCCCTAACACAGAACGTTGTCTTCCAAGAGGACATTGCCAGCCCCTCTTCTCATTCCGCTTTTAGCGAAACGTCTGTATGA
- the LOC105346189 gene encoding carbohydrate sulfotransferase 15 isoform X2, with protein MKHITRSFFGLCLFGVLVILISLQIDLRQKYIQPSLEALFVHKVFVKEYTVKPEKYSCPSNVSSTRVEDILCLEKRTFLKNFKNPCWYEPSGKSQSSSSSVQNKTLRCLPYFHIFGVCKTGTTDLFFRLIQHPQILPNAGVLGKETWFWSWRRYGEYTDGYTKVTVKQFTRAFDAQKIGETKMSIEDGSQYSDLITGHGDPMDFWDHKHWRDIHQNDPYANVPKVMTPHLVKHVLPNIKLILLLREPAERLYSHYYHGGYGRTPEEFHHDVIAGIQRLNECVERSSYRGCLYGHNLTTTLPLPLSASLYYIHLKEWMSVFPRDQIFIFRNEDYRKDKKYSLFKLFEFLEVGDISTRLVDTIVNLPKAYETKLKTVQGSMLNETWEILTEFFEEPNRKLAEMLNDDRYLWKDTAFNYRPKTALRKNLSKTNTLKRYYERKKASKLNPNSEIDQLIKVSKNFEEWFAMVKKRQEEKVRSKGSILKTSKVPYQQKKRETKDISMKKYKLDAKLNRSETHNYLKKMVKFKSMEPVKIVRRDNGSHQSRSNVNINHRAIGKRGKRRKTRNI; from the exons ATGAAACACATCACCCGCTCCTTCTTTGGCCTGTGTTTATTCGGTGTATTGGTGATACTCATTTCCCTTCAAATCGATCTACGACAAAAATACATCCAACCTTCGCTGGAGGCACTCTTTGTACACAAAGTGTTCGTGAAAGAATACACTGTAAAGCCAGAGAAATATTCTTGTCCAAGCAACGTTTCCAGTACGCGCGTAGAGGACATTCTTTGCTTG GAGAAAAGGACGTTCCTCAAGAATTTCAAAAACCCTTGCTGGTATGAACCATCCGGAAAAAGTCAAAGCAGTTCTTCCTCTGTTCAAAACAAAACTCTTCGGTGCCTGccttattttcacatttttggcGTTTGCAAGACAGGGACAACAGACCTCTTCTTTAGATTAATTCAGCACCCCCAGATCTTGCCCAATGCGGGGGTTCTGGGGAAAGAAACATGGTTTTGGTCCTGGAGGAGATACGGAGAAT ATACCGACGGATATACTAAAGTGACTGTAAAACAGTTCACACGAGCGTTTGACGCTCAAAAAATTGGGGAGACTAAAATGTCTATAGAAGATGGGTCACAGTATTCAGATCTTATAACAG GGCACGGCGATCCCATGGATTTCTGGGATCACAAACATTGGCGAGACATTCACCAGAACGATCCCTATGCTAACGTCCCAAAGGTCATGACCCCACACCTCGTGAAGCACGTGCTTCCTAACATCAAACTCATTCTTCTCCTCCGAGAACCCGCGGAAag GCTCTACAGTCATTATTATCATGGAGGGTACGGGAGGACCCCAGAGGAATTTCACCATGACGTCATCGCGGGGATTCAACGCTTAAATGAATGCGTGGAAAGGAGCAGTTACAGGGGTTGTTTATATGGACATAATTTGACAACAACTTTACCG CTTCCATTGTCAGCAAGTTTGTACTATATTCATCTAAAAGAATGGATGTCTGTTTTCCCACGGGATCAAATATTCATCTTTAGAAATGAAGATTATAGGAAAGATAAGAAGTACAGcctattcaaattatttgagtTTCTCGAAGTCG GTGATATCAGCACTCGACTGGTGGATACTATTGTTAATCTACCAAAGGCATACGAGACCAAACTGAAAACCGTTCAGGGATCTATGTTAAATGAAACATGGGAGATCTTAACCGAGTTTTTCGAAGAACCAAACAGAAAACTAGCGGAGATGTTAAATGATGACCGGTATTTATGGAAAGATACGGCTTTCAACTATAGACCAAAAACAGCCTTAAgaaaaaacttatcaaaaacCAATACATTGAAAAGGTACTATGAGAGGAAGAAGGCATCCAAACTTAACCCGAATTCTGAAATAGACCAGCTAATAAAAGTATCCAAGAATTTCGAGGAATGGTTTGCAATGGTTAAAAAGCGCCAGGAAGAAAAAGTCAGGTCAAAGGGATCAATTTTAAAGACATCAAAAGTACCATACCAACAAAAGAAACGAGAAACTAAAgatatttcaatgaagaaatatAAACTTGATGCAAAACTGAACCGTAGTGAAACTCATAACTATCTAAAAAAGATGGTTAAATTCAAAAGTATGGAGCCTGTAAAAATAGTGAGAAGAGATAATGGTTCCCATCAAAGTAGATCTAATGTAAACATAAACCACAGGGCCATTGGTAAAAGGGGGAAAAGGAGGAAAACACGGAATATATGA